In one Rhinopithecus roxellana isolate Shanxi Qingling chromosome 1, ASM756505v1, whole genome shotgun sequence genomic region, the following are encoded:
- the LOC115896723 gene encoding keratin-associated protein 16-1-like: MLPPPAPPTCSISCCLHLFPHLLSHQLPPPAPPSCSISTCSPTCCLTSFLHLLPPPAISPAVYTCSPTCCLTSFLHLLLPSALSHASSTCSPTCSITCCLHLLPPPAHSPTSSTCFPHQLYHLLSTPVLNLLPPPARSPAVYTCSPHLLTHLLPQPAPPACSITCCLHLFPPPALSPASSSCSLHLLSHLLSTPAPPTCSLTCCLHLLPPPAVSPSSSTCSPNLLSHLLHPPVPPTCSLTYLSTPVLCSGCPHPSSSPTPFLDTAWHFPAPSHNTAAPNSHPAFSMVFPEEVPPSQPLPVPQVTISWNHLPSPRTQLGPADMYMLPGDMATPPAKLFQVSLFFLFFRMIKVPRSQGLLGRSHHRAGQRPLRQRNARGSGSWEALG; the protein is encoded by the exons AtgcttcctccacctgctcccccCACCTGCTCTATCTCCTGCTGTCTACACCTGTTCCCCCACTTGCTGTCTCACCAgcttcctccacctgctcccccCAGCTGCTCTATCTCCACCTGTTCCCCCACCTGCTGTCTCACCAgcttcctccacctgctcccccCACCTGCTATATCTCCTGCTGTCTACACCTGTTCCCCCACATGCTGTCTCACCAGCTTCCTCCACTTGCTCCTCCCATCTGCTCTCTCACAtgcttcctccacctgctcccccaCTTGCTCTATCACCTGTTGTCTACACCTGCTCCCCCCACCTGCTCACTCACCTACTTCCTCAACCTGCTTCCCCCACCAGCTCTATCACCTGCTGTCTACACCTGTCCTCAACCTGCTCCCCCCACCTGCTCGCTCACCTGCTGTCTACACCTGTTCCCCCCACCTGCTCACTCACCTGCTTCCTCAACCTGCTCCCCCCGCCTGCTCTATCACCTGCTGTCTACACCTGTTCCCCCCACCTGCTCTATCACCTGCTTCCTCCAGCTGCTCCCTCCACCTGCTCTCTCACCTGCTGTCTACACCTGCTCCCCCCACCTGCTCTCTCACCTGCTGTCTACACCTGCTCCCCCCACCTGCTGTCTCACCTtcttcctccacctgctcccccaACCTGCTTTCCCATCTGCTTCATCCACCTGTTCCCCCAACCTGCTCTCTCACCTATTTGTCTACACCTGTTCTTTGCTCTGGCTGCCCCCACCCATCCAGCTCCCCCACACCCTTCTTGGACACTGCCTGGCACTTCCCAGCTCCCTCACACAACACTGCCGCCCCCAACTCACATCCTGCTTTCTCGATGGTCTTCCCAGAGGAGGTCCCACCTTCCCAGCCCCTACCTGTTCCTCAGGTCACCATTTCCTGGAACCACCTTCCATCCCCCAGAACTCAGCTGGGCCCTGCAGACATGTACATGCTACCAGGTGACATGGCCACTCCTCCTGCAAAGCTTTTCCAGGTGTCtctgtttttcttgttcttcagAATGATAAAAGTTCCCAGATCCCAGGGACTTTTAGGCCGCTCCCACCACAGAGCTGGCCAGCGTCCTTTGAGGCAGAGAAATGCTAGGG gGTCTGGGTCCTGGGAAGCTCTGGGATGA